TGCTGGATGTCCTGACAGCCGGCGATCAGGATCGGCAGCAGGATCAGGAACCGCGGACGGGCGGCGGTCGCTCGGCGTTTGACGTTCATGGTGTTCCGTACCCCCTGTGAAAACACCGTCTTGTTGACCCACGGCCGCCATTGTACCGGCCGATGATGCCGCCGCACAAGGAGTTCATTGGTCTACCCGGTCCCGCGATTGGTGTCAGTCGGTCGAGCGGACCGGCTCGATCGGGTCTTTGACGTTGATGATCTCGGCCTTGGTGGTGGTGCTGCCGGCGAAGGCGAGCCAGCGGACGCCACGCTCGATGATGGCCAGGACATCCGGGTTCTTGAAGATTGGATAGGTCTCGTGGCCCGGCCGGAAATAGAAGATTCGCCCGCGGCCTCGCCGCCAGGTGCAGCCGCTGCGGAAGACCTCGCCGCCTTCGAACCAACTGACGAAGACCAGCTCGTCGGGCTGCGGGATGTCGAAGAACTCGCCGTACATTTCCGTATGGGGCAGTTCGAGATACGGGCCCATGCCGGCGGCGATGGGGTGCGAGGGGTCGGTGACCCAGATCCGCTCCTTTTCGGCGATCTCCCGCCAGCGGAGCGAGCAGGTGGTGCCCATCATGCGGCGGAAGATTTTGGAGAAGTGGGCTGAGTGGAGCGGCAGCAGGCCCATGCCGTCGAGGATGCGGGCCTGGACGCGATCGACGATCTTGTCGTCCACTTCGTCGTGGGCCATGTGCCCCCACCAGATCAACACGTCGGTCTCGTCGAGGACCTTCTGGGTCAAGCCGTGTTCCGGCTCGTCGAGGGTGGCTGTGCGAACGCTGATGCCCTTGGCCTTCTTGAGGGATTCGGCGATGACGGCGTGCATGCCGTTGGGGTAGAGGGACTTAACGGTCTCGTTGTTCTTCTCGTGGCGGAACTCGTTCCAGACGGTGACGCGGATATCAGCCATGGCGGTCTCCTTTGTGATGGTGTTGCGGCCAGTAGACCACGCGGTGCGGCGCGGATCAAGGGCTGTTTTCAGACTTCCGGAGACGGTCTGGAAAAGTTCGGCGGGTCGACCGGCGGAGGGCTGGACGTTTCCCGCGAAATTGTGCACAATACGATGATGGAGCCCCTGTGATCGGGGCCGGTGCGGAGGTCCGGCGATGGACGGTAGTGAGATCGAACTGGTTCGGCACGTGGCGGGACTGCGGGTGACGCGGGCGTCGCACTATACCTGTCGGGCGCCCCTGTTCGGGCCGTCGCATCTGCACCCGGACGAGTTTCACCTCTCGTATGTGGTTCTGGGCAAAGGGACTATCGCGATCGAGGGGCGGGCCTATGACGTGGGGCCCAAGGACGCGGTGGTCATTCCGCCGCGACGGCGGCACCGGTCGATCGGGGATTCGCGGACCGATTACGAGCTGATCGAGATCCGGTTCGCGGTCAGCCGGCCGCAACTGGAGGCGGCGGTGCCGGCGTTGCCGGACGTGGTGCACGTGCACAACAGTCCGGAATTCGAGGCGGCGCTGGACCGGGTGGTGGTGGCGTATCTGCGAAACGTCGATCGGGAGAACGCGCTGGCCAAGGTCCGGCTGGCCGAGGCGCTGATCCTGCTGGCCCGCGAGACGGCGCCGTGGACGGGGACGGATTCGATGACGGGGGCGATGGAGCGGAAGATCCGGCAGGCGACCGAGTACATCGCGGTCAAGCACGCCGGTCCGCTGACGGTGGAGGAACTGGCCGAATTGGTGGGCCTCTCGGCCAGCCACTTCGCGGCGAGTTTCCGGCGGATGACGGGGATCAGTCCGATTGAGATGGTGATCCGCACGCGGCTTCACCACGCCCGCGAACTGCTGCGCAGTTCGGCCATGTCGATCAGCCAGGTGGCCACGGTCTGCGGGTTCGGCACCGGGCAGTATTTCGCCCGGGTATTCCAACGGCGGGAGGGGCTTTCGCCGAATGAATATCGGCGACGAAATCGCGGGTATGTGCGCCAATGAGGTCGAATGCAATAAAGGCGGAAAGCCGACGTTATAATATGGATGACGTTGTGCGCCGGTATCCACATGAGGTGAATCATGCCGACTGAGAGAAAGTCGTTCACGCTGATCGAGCTGCTGGTCGTGGTGGCGATCATCGCGATTCTGGTGGGAATCCTGCTTCCGACGCTGGCCTCGGTGCGTCAGCGGGCGACGAAGGTGACGTGCAGTTCAAACCTGCGACAGCTTGGCATGGCGATCCAGGCGTATATGCAGGAACACTCCCAGAAGTATCCAGCGGCGCGGTACATGCCGCCGCCGTTTATCAGCGGCGACACAAGTCCGCCCTTGCCGGAGGTCCTGATGGACCATTTTGGCAAGGAAACGCGGGTGTTGCAGTGTCCGGGCGACCAGGAGTGGGTTTATGCCCGCTGCGGGACCAGTTATACGTATAACGCTTCGCTGTCGGGCATAGCGCTCGAGGAGAACTGGTTTGCCGAACGGATCGGGTTTGGCCCCTCGGAGATGTTCGTGGCCTACGACTGCGACGGAGGCCGGTTCAGACTCGATAATTCAGAGGAAATCACGGTGCCCCCGTTCCACGCGTTGCGCAATCTGCTGTTTGCGGACGGCCACGTGGGCAACTACCAGTAAGGACGATGCGATGAGAAGCTTGAAAGACATGAAGAAGCAGTTGATCGTGGCGGGGCTGGTGGTGGTGGGAGCGGTGACGCTGGCCGGAGGGGCGTACTACGCGTATCTGCTGACGCCGCCGGCATTTCCGGAGACGGCGGAGGAGGCGATCGCGACGATCGGTTCGGCGCGATACGAGCGGTTGCCGGAGTATCGTCAGGAGGAGTACCTGGAGCAGGCGGGCCGGCTGTTGCGGGAGCTTCCGGAGGAGGAGCGTCGGCAACTGCGGGGGCGGTTTGGCGAGAGCGACGGCGCACGCGAGGCCATGGGGGCGATATTCATGAACGAGGCGGTCCAGCGGGCGACCGACTTCGCGGC
This genomic stretch from Phycisphaerae bacterium harbors:
- a CDS encoding trehalose utilization protein ThuA produces the protein MADIRVTVWNEFRHEKNNETVKSLYPNGMHAVIAESLKKAKGISVRTATLDEPEHGLTQKVLDETDVLIWWGHMAHDEVDDKIVDRVQARILDGMGLLPLHSAHFSKIFRRMMGTTCSLRWREIAEKERIWVTDPSHPIAAGMGPYLELPHTEMYGEFFDIPQPDELVFVSWFEGGEVFRSGCTWRRGRGRIFYFRPGHETYPIFKNPDVLAIIERGVRWLAFAGSTTTKAEIINVKDPIEPVRSTD
- a CDS encoding AraC family transcriptional regulator, encoding MDGSEIELVRHVAGLRVTRASHYTCRAPLFGPSHLHPDEFHLSYVVLGKGTIAIEGRAYDVGPKDAVVIPPRRRHRSIGDSRTDYELIEIRFAVSRPQLEAAVPALPDVVHVHNSPEFEAALDRVVVAYLRNVDRENALAKVRLAEALILLARETAPWTGTDSMTGAMERKIRQATEYIAVKHAGPLTVEELAELVGLSASHFAASFRRMTGISPIEMVIRTRLHHARELLRSSAMSISQVATVCGFGTGQYFARVFQRREGLSPNEYRRRNRGYVRQ
- a CDS encoding type II secretion system protein translates to MPTERKSFTLIELLVVVAIIAILVGILLPTLASVRQRATKVTCSSNLRQLGMAIQAYMQEHSQKYPAARYMPPPFISGDTSPPLPEVLMDHFGKETRVLQCPGDQEWVYARCGTSYTYNASLSGIALEENWFAERIGFGPSEMFVAYDCDGGRFRLDNSEEITVPPFHALRNLLFADGHVGNYQ